A single window of Ostrinia nubilalis chromosome 24, ilOstNubi1.1, whole genome shotgun sequence DNA harbors:
- the LOC135083970 gene encoding uncharacterized protein LOC135083970 — translation MDYVIGSVAALISGNVTPNRPKLIRRALTPTKHQPSPNVTPKSEFVDDRSIFLSPTLQKKKAIVKKSPKRIFQNPDLDVTSDNDNSSDTSPKAEKVKKHLVDELDGDDGANKSSKTNKSPKKSDGSPKKSKNKEFGSPQSANETTPKKQKKNKKSVAETSQVSEETVEMEEVSKSPKKNRKRLSEDSELVDQNEENVNEKKTSKKKKKLSIAQEESVNQSNFDESDKQVNLSKSQKKKNKKKKSKAQKHTVENASQAEDTSVNTETKQKNKNKSFVNPNAITDKDSDSEHESDDEIVSENEEANKEMLDTGPVEESSDEEETPETKKTENKDKSGEPRTEDEIKRTLFVGNVLFTKKCKKEVKKIFSKYGDIETVRIRTVPVKDARVTPKLAVIRNELHPERTTVNVYIKYKNPSSVEQALVENNTVLNDCHLRVSRSDSTGAQHDPRCSIFVGNVPFALEDEALRAKFEQCGEIESVRIVRDKKTNAGKGFAYVNFASKDGVELALALTEEDLTIKNRILRVKRCTQLTQNQKNQTAGNGRNLQGRNQSFQGRNQGFQGKNQGFKGKNQNFPPKNQGGRFGGKGGFKSGQGQSNDAVGEGAHRRIMNKRKFQESGDGPPSKRPNQLNQPQKEKKTRKEFVGMTAEKKKKHTFNKGQKKRKALSEILTK, via the exons ATGGATTACGTGATCGGCAGCGTGGCAGCTTTGATATCTGGTAACGTCACTCCAAACCGCCCTAAACTTATCCGGAGAGCCCTGACACCTACAAAACATCAGCCATCCCCCAATGTGACTCCTAAAAGCGAATTTGTGGATGACCGATCCATTTTCCTGTCTCCAACCCTGCAGAAGAAGAAGGCGATAGTCAAAAAATCGCCTAAAAGAATCTTTCAGAACCCAGATCTGGATGTAACCTCAGATAACGATAACTCCAGTGACACTAGCCCTAAAGCGGAGAAGGTAAAAAAACACCTTGTAGATGAGTTGGATGGGGATGATGGCGCTAACAAAAGTTCAAAAACCAATAAATCTCCGAAAAAGTCAGATGGttctccaaaaaaatctaaaaataaagaatttggTAGCCCACAAAGTGCCAATGAAACTACGccgaaaaaacaaaagaagaataaaaaaagCGTAGCAGAAACTAGTCAAGTTAGCGAGGAAACTGTAGAAATGGAAGAAGTAAGTAAATCTCCAAAGAAAAACAGAAAGCGATTGTCAGAGGACAGCGAGTTAGTTGATCAAAATGAAGAAAATGTGAATGAGAAAAAAACttctaaaaaaaagaaaaaactaaGCATTGCCCAGGAAGAGTCTGTAAATCAATCAAACTTTGATGAATCTGATAAACAAGTTAATCTAAGTAAGAGtcagaaaaagaaaaacaagaaAAAGAAATCAAAAGCCCAAAAACATACAGTTGAAAATGCATCACAGGCTGAAGACACCTCAGTTAATACAGAAACAAAgcagaaaaacaaaaacaaaagttttgtCAACCCAAATGCAATAACCGATAAAGATTCAGACTCAGAACATGAATCAGACGATGAAATTGTGTCTGAAAACGAAGAAGCAAACAAAGAAATGCTAGATACTGGACCGGTTGAGGAGAGCTCTGACGAGGAGGAAACTCCGGAAACCAAGAAAACGGAAAATAAAGACAAATCAGGCGAACCAAGGACGGAAGATGAGATCAAAAGGACTCTTTTTGTAGGAAATGTCTTATTCACTAAGAAATGTAAGAAAGAAGTTAAGAAAATCTTTAGCAAATATGGAGATATCGAAACAGTAAG GATAAGAACAGTACCTGTAAAGGATGCCCGAGTCACCCCCAAGCTGGCTGTGATCAGGAATGAACTGCACCCAGAAAGAACAACCGTCAATGTGTATATTAAATACAAAAACCCATCTTCTGTGGAACAG GCCTTAGTAGAAAACAACACAGTCCTCAACGACTGCCACCTTAGAGTGTCTCGCAGCGACTCCACAGGAGCACAACACGACCCTAGATGCTCCATATTCGTTGGCAACGTGCCATTTGCTTTGGAGGATGAAGCGTTGAGAGCTAAGTTCGAACAGTGCGGGGAGATTGAGTCCGTCAGGATTGTTAGGGATAAGAAAACTAATGCTGGCAAAG GTTTTGCATACGTAAATTTCGCATCGAAAGACGGCGTCGAATTGGCGTTAGCGCTAACCGAAGAAGACCTCACGATAAAGAACAGAATCCTCCGCGTGAAGCGGTGCACACAACTCACGCAGAACCAAAAAAATCAAACAGCAGGAAATGGAAGGAACTTGCAAGGCAGGAATCAGAGCTTTCAAGGGAGGAACCAAGGTTTCCAAGGGAAAAATCAAGGGTTCAAGGGGAAGAATCAGAATTTCCCGCCCAAAAATCAGGGGGGAAGGTTTGGGGGAAAAGGGGGATTCAAATCAGGACAAGGACAGAGCAATGACGCAGTCGGTGAGGGCGCGCACAGAAGGATAATGAATAAGAGAAAGTTCCAG gagagtgGCGATGGACCCCCCAGCAAGAGGCCAAATCAATTGAATCAACcacaaaaagaaaagaaaaccaGGAAGGAATTCGTTGGAATGACAGCAGAAAAGAAAAAG AAACACACATTCAACAAAGGCCAGAAGAAGCGAAAGGCCCTCAGCGAAATCTTAACTAAGTAG